The genomic DNA AACGTTTCATCATTTGGCAGCTTGCCATGAAATGGAAAACGTTCAAGGCGCTCCAGCAGGTTGTCAAATTTGCTTTCGAACTTTTCAGCGGCCCTAGGATTTTTTTCGAGAAGATAATCTAGAATTTCAAAATAATCTTTTTGGGCTGGCCGCAGAAGCCGGGCTTGATGGCTCAACGCACTCATTTCTGCTGTGCTCGTGCTAATTTGGCGCGCGCCCGGCGGCGCAACTCGGACCGGGTTATGCCCCGATCTCCGGAAGCAGCCGCCTGTTTGGCCTCCTCGAGCTTATTCATCAGATTCGACATTAATTGCATGCGATCAAAAACTGCTTGATTCATGAGCACAACGCTGCCATAACCGTTTTCGGTTAGAAAGATCGGTTGATCTTGTTGTTGGCAAAACTCCAGCAACTCAGCGGCGCGATTTTGCAATTCGGAAATGGGGCGAATGATTGGCATGTGTGATGTCCTATTGGTATTAGCGATTCAATTGGCGGTGTAATGGCGCAACAATAATGATTTTGCGTTCAAAATGCAAGAATAGGATGTTACCTCATTTTGCCAGTTTTTGATAATGTTCCTGCAATGGCTTGGCCGTGGTACTAAAAATTCAGAGGCGCGCATGAATTTATCCCTCCAACAATATTTTGAAGAGCATCGCCGCAACAATCGCAAACTGCTCTCCCTCTTTCTCACCGCGGGCTTTCCCACGGCGGATGCGACGTTGCCCTTGCTGCAATTGCTCGATAAGGCCGGCGCCGATCTCATCGAGCTGGGCATGCCGTTCTCCGATCCGCTGGCGGATGGGCCGACGATTCAACGCATCTCGCAGATTGCCCTGCGAAACGGCGTCACCGTCAAAAGCGTTTTGGAAATGGCAGCGAAAGCAACGCCGCTGCTGCGCGCGCCGATAATTCTTATGGGTTATTACAATCCCATTCTCAAATTCGGCATGGAAAAATTCGTGCAAGCTGCGACGAATGCCGGCGTGCAGGGCTTGATCATTCCCGATTTACCGCCGGAGGAGAGCACGGCATTGCGCGAACGCGCGCTGGCCGCCGGACTCAGCTTGATCTATCTGGTTTCGCCCAATACTTCCTTGCAGCGGCTGGAATTGA from Cytophagia bacterium CHB2 includes the following:
- a CDS encoding type II toxin-antitoxin system RelE/ParE family toxin, whose translation is MSALSHQARLLRPAQKDYFEILDYLLEKNPRAAEKFESKFDNLLERLERFPFHGKLPNDET
- a CDS encoding type II toxin-antitoxin system Phd/YefM family antitoxin; protein product: MPIIRPISELQNRAAELLEFCQQQDQPIFLTENGYGSVVLMNQAVFDRMQLMSNLMNKLEEAKQAAASGDRGITRSELRRRARAKLARAQQK
- a CDS encoding tryptophan synthase subunit alpha, which produces MFLQWLGRGTKNSEARMNLSLQQYFEEHRRNNRKLLSLFLTAGFPTADATLPLLQLLDKAGADLIELGMPFSDPLADGPTIQRISQIALRNGVTVKSVLEMAAKATPLLRAPIILMGYYNPILKFGMEKFVQAATNAGVQGLIIPDLPPEESTALRERALAAGLSLIYLVSPNTSLQRLELIDRMTTSFVYAVSITGVTGARTHVAAQAKDFLERLRQQIRHPILVGFGVASASEAQALASACDGVIVGSALLHEIEKHWLDETGRAKVAAFVQTFSQSLRA